A window of the Cystobacter fuscus genome harbors these coding sequences:
- a CDS encoding ATP-binding protein, with protein MGVRIAVVIALSTLVSYLHMLHALRTEALEHLQRHVAERGQREQAIFTLAEDNHAFLKKALEERLRELPREDVSARFDSLVARLPDGTLRNRPEQEESLQGIHVFMPPHVTLDAGFRARLVAAYDVLSKYGPAFYIRFKTTYITFPEGAIVGFSPWTPRWSHELASDFSITGFEDFILSQPENNPRRQTTWTGIYNEPISHEWMVSGATPLDLDGRHVATIGHDVLLDEVMARTIDGHLPGAYNVLFRDDGQLIAHPEQRLEDTRSAYNILSGAEQPDVAVSRLGSREKAAHLRGIFERVKNRAPDQTLLELPEHGEYIAVTRLKGPGWNLATVLPEQVVSRPAFLAARYVLLLGLLSLLLELVIMYRVLQQQIARPLQTLTQATDKVAAGDFQVALGTSRGDELGQLARAFQHMADQVQHREEALRQNNEGLEQRVEERARELRDVHLKLMQTARRAGMAESATHVLHNVGNVLNSVYTSAQLAKDRMLKMRLEQVGRVTNMLEQNQDDLTRFLTQDERGRLLLPFLDRLGQNLLEERTEIVSLLNDVGRYTEHIGDIIKMQQNHARAPRMHEPVDLAELLEDALRINSAELSRHQVRVQRQLTPLPHLMIDKHKTLMILVNLISNARYALDTVAPSERLLLMSLEQTSTDRVHIVIRDNGMGIAPEMITRIFQYGFTTRDEGHGFGLHSSALAAQELGGTLTVHSDGPGRGAAFTLELPYHPVQRTT; from the coding sequence ATGGGCGTGCGGATCGCGGTCGTCATCGCGCTCTCCACGCTCGTCAGCTACCTCCACATGCTCCACGCCCTGCGCACCGAGGCCCTGGAGCATCTGCAACGGCATGTCGCCGAGCGCGGCCAGCGGGAGCAGGCCATCTTCACCCTGGCCGAAGACAACCATGCGTTCCTCAAGAAGGCCCTGGAGGAACGGCTCCGGGAGCTCCCACGGGAGGACGTGAGCGCTCGCTTCGACAGCCTGGTCGCGCGGCTGCCCGATGGCACGCTGCGCAACCGCCCCGAGCAGGAAGAGTCCCTCCAGGGCATCCATGTCTTCATGCCCCCACACGTGACGCTCGACGCCGGATTCCGCGCCCGGCTCGTGGCCGCGTACGACGTGCTCTCCAAGTACGGGCCCGCCTTCTACATCCGCTTCAAGACGACCTACATCACCTTCCCGGAGGGAGCGATCGTGGGCTTCAGTCCGTGGACTCCCCGTTGGAGCCATGAGCTCGCGTCCGACTTCTCCATCACCGGCTTCGAGGACTTCATCCTCAGCCAACCCGAGAACAACCCACGGAGGCAGACCACCTGGACGGGCATCTACAACGAGCCCATCAGCCACGAATGGATGGTGTCGGGCGCCACGCCGCTGGACCTGGACGGCCGCCATGTCGCGACGATCGGCCACGACGTGCTGCTCGACGAGGTCATGGCCCGCACCATCGACGGCCATCTGCCCGGTGCCTACAACGTGCTCTTCCGCGACGATGGTCAGCTCATCGCCCACCCCGAGCAGAGGCTGGAGGACACCCGCAGCGCCTACAACATCCTGAGCGGCGCCGAGCAACCCGACGTCGCGGTCAGCCGCCTCGGCTCCCGGGAGAAGGCGGCCCATCTGCGCGGCATCTTCGAGCGGGTGAAGAACCGCGCGCCCGACCAGACGCTCCTGGAGCTGCCAGAGCACGGCGAGTACATCGCCGTGACACGGCTGAAGGGTCCCGGATGGAACCTCGCCACGGTGCTGCCGGAGCAGGTGGTGTCGCGGCCCGCCTTCCTCGCGGCGCGCTACGTGCTGCTGCTCGGCCTCCTGTCGCTGCTGCTGGAGCTGGTCATCATGTACCGGGTGCTCCAGCAGCAGATCGCGCGCCCGCTGCAGACCCTGACCCAGGCCACCGACAAGGTGGCGGCCGGTGACTTCCAGGTGGCGCTGGGCACCTCACGCGGCGACGAGCTGGGGCAATTGGCCCGCGCCTTCCAGCACATGGCCGACCAGGTCCAACACCGCGAGGAGGCCCTGCGCCAGAACAACGAGGGTCTGGAGCAGCGGGTGGAGGAGCGCGCCCGCGAGCTCAGGGACGTCCACCTGAAGCTGATGCAGACGGCCCGGCGGGCGGGCATGGCGGAGAGCGCCACCCATGTGTTGCACAACGTGGGCAACGTGCTCAACAGCGTCTACACCTCGGCCCAGCTCGCCAAGGATCGGATGCTCAAGATGCGGCTGGAGCAGGTGGGCCGGGTGACGAACATGCTCGAGCAGAACCAGGACGACCTCACGCGCTTCCTGACCCAGGATGAGCGCGGACGGCTCCTGCTGCCCTTCCTGGACCGGCTGGGGCAGAACCTGCTCGAGGAGCGCACGGAGATCGTCTCGCTGCTGAATGACGTGGGCCGCTATACCGAGCACATCGGTGACATCATCAAGATGCAACAAAATCACGCCCGCGCGCCCCGGATGCACGAGCCCGTCGACCTGGCGGAGTTGCTGGAAGACGCGTTGCGCATCAACTCGGCCGAGCTCTCGCGCCACCAGGTGCGGGTACAGCGGCAGCTGACCCCCCTGCCCCACCTGATGATCGACAAGCACAAGACGCTGATGATCCTCGTCAATCTCATCAGCAATGCCAGGTACGCCCTGGATACGGTGGCACCGAGCGAGCGGCTTCTCTTGATGAGCCTGGAGCAGACCTCCACGGACCGCGTCCACATCGTCATCCGCGACAACGGCATGGGCATCGCGCCGGAGATGATCACCCGCATCTTCCAGTATGGCTTCACCACGCGGGACGAAGGGCATGGCTTCGGCCTGCACTCCAGCGCCCTGGCGGCCCAGGAACTGGGTGGAACGTTGACCGTCCACAGCGACGGGCCCGGGCGTGGAGCCGCGTTCACCCTGGAGCTGCCCTACCACCCCGTCCAGCGGACGACATGA
- a CDS encoding acyl-CoA dehydrogenase family protein, giving the protein MSRQGMAVQNEEFTEAELMMRARGLAELAWKHREETDATRRIPRVVIDALFDSGLLRLGTSKRMGGLEGHPLTIVEIGRELSRGSAALGWLYGLTIGHQWYLSFMSERFQQEVRDSKPGLIVDSLVPAGQAEPVDGGFLLSGHWKFVSGVEWCSWAGLAVVAKLPGRTEPEPLAMFVPADKLKIEDTWHTVGLRGTASNEVKLERVFVPLHRIFALARFAADGKPQGEVSEPGTLYKLPFMAMAAIQLCYPALGAAQRVLEEYAAWTKKRVRAYEHTAAKEAPYSQMTLADATVKWDAARALLLQYVRDAWDAAEAERQVPSDEERARMFGQRAFITRTCAELTNQLFLDSGAMSLFETSAMQALWRDVNAASMHMVLSRGDALTSLGRTQMGLPGHHFA; this is encoded by the coding sequence ATGTCCAGACAGGGAATGGCTGTTCAAAACGAGGAGTTCACCGAGGCGGAGTTGATGATGCGTGCCCGGGGGCTCGCCGAGCTCGCCTGGAAGCACCGGGAGGAGACGGATGCCACCCGTCGGATTCCCCGTGTGGTCATCGACGCGCTGTTCGACTCGGGACTGCTGCGGCTCGGGACCTCGAAGCGAATGGGCGGCCTCGAGGGACACCCGCTGACGATCGTCGAGATCGGACGGGAGCTGTCGCGTGGGTCGGCGGCGCTCGGCTGGCTCTACGGCCTGACGATCGGACATCAGTGGTACCTGTCGTTCATGTCCGAGCGGTTCCAGCAGGAGGTCCGCGACTCCAAGCCGGGGCTGATCGTCGACTCGCTGGTTCCCGCCGGCCAGGCGGAGCCCGTCGACGGAGGCTTCCTGCTGTCCGGTCACTGGAAGTTCGTCAGCGGCGTGGAGTGGTGCTCGTGGGCTGGTCTGGCCGTCGTCGCGAAGCTGCCCGGCCGGACGGAACCCGAGCCGCTCGCGATGTTCGTCCCGGCGGACAAGCTGAAGATCGAGGACACCTGGCACACGGTGGGCCTGCGGGGCACCGCGAGCAACGAGGTCAAGCTCGAGCGCGTGTTCGTGCCGCTGCACCGTATCTTCGCCCTGGCGCGCTTCGCCGCCGACGGCAAGCCGCAGGGTGAGGTGAGCGAGCCCGGCACGCTGTACAAGCTGCCCTTCATGGCGATGGCGGCCATTCAGCTGTGCTATCCGGCGCTGGGCGCGGCGCAGCGGGTCCTGGAGGAGTACGCGGCCTGGACGAAGAAGCGCGTGCGAGCCTACGAGCACACCGCGGCGAAGGAGGCCCCGTACTCGCAGATGACGCTCGCGGATGCCACCGTCAAGTGGGACGCCGCGCGGGCGCTCCTGCTGCAGTATGTCCGCGACGCGTGGGATGCCGCCGAGGCCGAGCGCCAGGTTCCGAGCGACGAGGAGCGCGCGCGGATGTTCGGCCAGCGTGCCTTCATCACGCGGACCTGCGCCGAGCTGACGAACCAGTTGTTCCTCGACTCGGGGGCCATGTCCCTGTTCGAGACGTCCGCCATGCAGGCGCTGTGGCGCGACGTGAACGCGGCCTCGATGCACATGGTCCTCAGCCGCGGGGACGCACTCACCAGCCTCGGCCGCACGCAGATGGGTCTGCCCGGCCACCACTTCGCCTGA
- a CDS encoding type II toxin-antitoxin system PemK/MazF family toxin has translation MKTNTEEPTDSRSARINRGDVFWIAPDDSRGPVPSYSHPHVVVQDDVFNHSRITTVVVCALTSNLHRASEPGNVLLEVGEGNLPKQSVVVVSQLSSVDKARLGERIGSLSDARVEQILAGLRFQQVSFFGR, from the coding sequence ATGAAGACGAACACAGAAGAACCCACGGACTCACGCTCGGCGAGGATCAACCGCGGTGACGTGTTCTGGATCGCGCCAGATGACTCGCGCGGCCCCGTCCCGAGCTACTCCCATCCCCACGTGGTGGTTCAGGACGACGTCTTCAACCACTCGCGCATCACGACCGTGGTCGTGTGTGCCTTGACGTCGAACCTGCACCGGGCGAGCGAGCCGGGGAATGTCCTGCTCGAGGTGGGCGAGGGGAACCTTCCCAAGCAGAGCGTCGTGGTCGTGTCGCAGCTCTCCTCGGTCGACAAGGCCCGCCTGGGTGAACGGATCGGGTCGCTGTCCGACGCGCGGGTGGAGCAGATCCTGGCCGGACTGCGATTCCAGCAGGTGTCGTTCTTCGGGCGGTAG
- a CDS encoding nuclear transport factor 2 family protein, giving the protein MTKNEQVIRALYEAAEVQDVKKFVSLFANDGYFYDVSAGRKYRGDEIGRTVEIYATAFPDMHRALDKFYVSGDVVVVELSLNGTHRGPLELPVGTIPATGKEIHAPCCDVFHLKDGKVQSFHCYTAATILLGQLEVLTNLEAAIKRA; this is encoded by the coding sequence ATGACCAAGAACGAGCAGGTGATCCGCGCGCTCTACGAGGCAGCGGAGGTCCAGGACGTCAAGAAATTCGTGTCGTTGTTCGCGAACGATGGCTACTTCTACGATGTGTCCGCTGGTCGTAAATATCGTGGCGACGAGATCGGCCGCACGGTCGAGATCTATGCGACGGCATTTCCCGACATGCACCGGGCGCTTGACAAGTTCTATGTCAGCGGTGATGTCGTCGTGGTGGAGCTGTCATTGAACGGCACGCATCGGGGGCCGCTGGAGCTGCCTGTCGGAACAATTCCCGCGACAGGCAAGGAAATCCACGCGCCCTGCTGTGACGTCTTTCACTTGAAGGACGGCAAGGTCCAGTCGTTCCACTGCTACACCGCCGCGACCATTCTGTTGGGCCAGCTTGAGGTCCTCACGAACCTCGAAGCCGCGATCAAGCGTGCCTAG
- a CDS encoding RICIN domain-containing protein, translated as MFLLSLVGAMTPGCGESPAEGGLDEALGGVVEALSVDTSKTYNLVGVGSDKCVQPKGGSTGAGTDAVISTCSGGVAQRFEFLAQSGGYYSIKNVSSGLCLDVTDASTSSGALIKQWSCSGGTYQQFLIEDTGEGTVKLVARHSGLVMDVIGGATSNGAGLQQWGWSGSTNQKFKLVASGTSGGGGSDPCSISLSDKPDGFAAQSGGTTGGGSASPIQVTTTSQLKQYLEDGQARVLHIMNDLDFRTAARTVSGCEKKASCDSMGKAIKEFRVSSTCNSDEVTSTRTRNETTINVKSNKTVIGMGDGVSLRGVSFNLGNQENLIFRNLDIRDVNPGLIEAGDGFTLTSSKHVWIDHCSFALISDGYLDVGTTASETSTHPDYITLSWSYIDGRTPYQCGGQHSFVNFANNAKMTWHHNWYDNSSGRNPKLGGALMQAHLYNNYWLNTSYFCITAAENAQARVESNYFENASKPHWLQAPGAIAIDSGNVYTGKSSSSSRDVGGSVFSVPYSYTKDSGTAAKDRVKACSGPRRIQ; from the coding sequence TTGTTTCTGCTGTCTCTCGTGGGGGCGATGACACCGGGCTGCGGGGAGTCCCCCGCGGAGGGCGGGTTGGACGAGGCCCTCGGAGGCGTCGTCGAGGCGCTCTCCGTCGATACCAGCAAGACGTACAACCTCGTCGGAGTGGGCAGCGACAAGTGTGTACAGCCCAAGGGCGGGAGTACGGGCGCTGGTACGGATGCGGTGATCTCGACCTGCAGCGGGGGCGTTGCCCAGCGGTTCGAGTTCCTCGCGCAGTCGGGCGGCTACTACAGCATCAAGAATGTCTCCAGTGGCCTGTGTCTCGACGTCACGGATGCCTCGACGAGCAGCGGCGCCCTGATCAAGCAGTGGTCCTGTTCGGGCGGGACCTACCAGCAGTTCCTGATCGAGGACACCGGCGAAGGGACGGTGAAGCTGGTGGCTCGGCACAGCGGCCTGGTGATGGACGTCATTGGGGGGGCGACGAGCAACGGGGCGGGGCTCCAGCAGTGGGGTTGGAGTGGGTCGACGAACCAGAAGTTCAAGCTGGTGGCCAGCGGCACGAGTGGTGGTGGTGGTAGCGATCCCTGCTCCATCTCCCTCTCCGATAAACCCGATGGCTTCGCCGCCCAATCAGGAGGCACCACGGGGGGAGGAAGCGCCTCCCCGATCCAGGTCACGACGACAAGTCAGCTCAAGCAGTACCTGGAGGATGGCCAGGCACGCGTGCTCCACATCATGAATGACCTGGACTTCAGGACCGCGGCTCGCACCGTGTCGGGATGCGAGAAGAAGGCGTCCTGTGACTCCATGGGCAAGGCCATCAAGGAGTTCCGGGTTTCGAGCACCTGCAACTCGGACGAGGTGACGTCCACCCGTACGCGCAACGAGACCACCATCAACGTCAAGTCGAACAAGACGGTGATCGGCATGGGTGACGGCGTCAGTCTTCGCGGAGTGTCGTTCAACCTCGGAAACCAGGAGAACTTGATCTTCCGCAACCTCGACATCCGCGACGTGAACCCAGGCCTCATCGAGGCGGGTGACGGATTCACGCTCACCTCGTCGAAGCACGTGTGGATCGATCACTGCTCGTTCGCGCTCATCAGCGATGGCTACCTCGACGTTGGCACCACGGCCTCCGAGACCAGTACCCATCCCGACTACATCACGCTCTCGTGGAGCTACATCGATGGGCGGACTCCGTACCAGTGTGGTGGTCAGCACAGCTTCGTGAACTTCGCCAACAACGCGAAGATGACCTGGCACCACAACTGGTACGACAACAGCTCGGGAAGAAACCCGAAGCTCGGCGGCGCGCTGATGCAGGCCCACCTCTACAACAATTACTGGCTCAACACGTCCTACTTCTGCATCACCGCCGCGGAGAATGCGCAAGCTCGCGTCGAGAGCAACTACTTCGAGAACGCGAGCAAGCCGCATTGGCTTCAGGCTCCGGGCGCGATCGCCATCGACAGTGGGAACGTCTATACCGGCAAGTCGTCGTCCAGCTCCCGGGACGTTGGCGGCAGCGTGTTCTCCGTCCCCTACTCGTACACCAAGGACAGTGGCACGGCCGCGAAGGACCGCGTCAAGGCGTGCTCCGGACCGCGGCGGATTCAGTAG
- a CDS encoding VOC family protein gives MEKISPCLWFDGQAEEAARFYVSLLPDSRIDEVVRSPADNPSMREGGVLTVVFTLGGRRFVGLNGGPHFKFNEAVSFQIHCEDQAEVDRLTQALSAHPEAEQCGWVKDRFGLSWQIVPRRLSELLSSPDAAKARRAMEAMLKMKRIDIAAIERAAAGGA, from the coding sequence ATGGAGAAGATCAGTCCCTGCCTCTGGTTCGACGGACAGGCCGAGGAGGCCGCCCGTTTCTACGTGTCGCTCCTGCCCGATAGCCGGATCGACGAGGTGGTGCGCTCGCCCGCGGACAATCCGAGCATGCGCGAGGGCGGCGTCCTGACGGTCGTGTTCACACTCGGCGGCCGGCGCTTCGTCGGGCTCAACGGCGGCCCGCACTTCAAGTTCAACGAGGCGGTGAGCTTCCAGATCCACTGCGAGGATCAGGCCGAGGTCGACCGGCTGACCCAGGCGTTGTCGGCGCATCCCGAGGCCGAGCAGTGCGGCTGGGTGAAGGATCGGTTCGGCCTGTCGTGGCAGATCGTTCCCCGCCGCCTGAGCGAGCTGCTGAGCAGCCCGGATGCCGCGAAGGCCCGGCGCGCGATGGAGGCGATGCTGAAGATGAAGCGGATCGACATCGCCGCGATCGAGCGCGCCGCGGCGGGCGGCGCCTGA
- a CDS encoding nuclear transport factor 2 family protein yields the protein MIRRITVCLAALVLTSPVWAQDQEHKGAPPAAKGSVTPVDMSKMGPWTRKPTHEAKTRKEVEAWFKEGDAIMKRRDFEADIARADFPIYMATDDSKGIPTAETYDRRKYTEMMKPMFEQIPADTQMNHKLDITVLSDSLVSFTDDYTMTMGGKKKPGRLTGLLVKRDGQWKWKAFFEAGWGEAQTSAVGGSGTSGDQEKPK from the coding sequence ATACGTCGAATCACAGTGTGTCTCGCCGCGCTCGTGCTCACCTCGCCCGTCTGGGCGCAGGATCAGGAGCACAAGGGCGCCCCTCCCGCAGCGAAGGGCTCGGTCACCCCCGTGGACATGTCCAAGATGGGGCCGTGGACCCGCAAGCCCACCCACGAAGCGAAGACCCGAAAGGAGGTCGAAGCCTGGTTCAAGGAAGGCGACGCCATCATGAAGCGGCGCGACTTCGAGGCGGATATCGCCCGGGCCGACTTCCCGATCTACATGGCGACCGATGACAGCAAGGGCATCCCGACGGCCGAGACGTACGACCGGCGGAAATACACGGAGATGATGAAGCCCATGTTCGAGCAGATACCCGCGGACACGCAGATGAACCACAAGCTCGACATCACCGTGTTGTCCGACTCGCTCGTCAGTTTCACCGATGACTACACCATGACCATGGGCGGGAAGAAGAAGCCCGGCCGGCTCACCGGGCTCCTCGTGAAGCGCGATGGCCAGTGGAAGTGGAAGGCGTTCTTCGAGGCGGGATGGGGCGAGGCGCAGACCTCCGCCGTCGGCGGCTCTGGAACGTCCGGAGACCAGGAGAAGCCGAAGTAG